The proteins below come from a single Vibrio natriegens NBRC 15636 = ATCC 14048 = DSM 759 genomic window:
- a CDS encoding ABC transporter permease, with the protein MAKVQKRSTLKIWGDVIFAIFLREIKSSFDDKFGLSWALISPMIMIVVMVGIRGALSGGTSHGMPVIFFVLYGVVLVQFFLGVLEKTSRSIKKNKPLYAFRQVQPISSVLAISGFELLTKFFLILLLAVIAFIGRIEVNIHDPLEIIFIILRVWLIATSLGMMLSLAACYVPEVSKLQQLIMRPMFFISGIFFSLQDLPQEWWPYLTWNPLLHAVELTRYAAYPAYGDAGVSYFYLDSATIICVFFGLACYQVSWKQAISR; encoded by the coding sequence ATGGCTAAGGTACAAAAACGCTCCACTCTTAAGATCTGGGGGGACGTCATTTTCGCAATATTTTTGCGCGAAATTAAGAGTTCTTTCGATGACAAATTTGGCTTAAGCTGGGCTTTAATTAGCCCAATGATCATGATTGTAGTCATGGTGGGTATACGAGGGGCTCTCAGCGGTGGAACGAGCCATGGCATGCCAGTGATATTTTTTGTTCTTTATGGTGTTGTACTTGTGCAGTTTTTCTTGGGTGTACTTGAGAAAACCTCTCGCTCGATCAAAAAGAACAAACCACTGTATGCATTTAGGCAGGTACAACCCATCAGCTCTGTACTGGCCATTTCAGGCTTTGAACTACTAACTAAGTTCTTCCTTATCTTATTACTGGCGGTCATTGCATTCATTGGTCGCATAGAAGTAAATATACATGACCCACTAGAAATCATATTTATTATATTGCGCGTCTGGTTGATAGCTACCTCACTTGGAATGATGCTATCTCTTGCGGCTTGTTATGTACCTGAAGTGTCCAAACTACAACAACTGATCATGAGACCGATGTTTTTCATCTCGGGTATCTTTTTCAGCTTGCAAGACTTGCCACAAGAGTGGTGGCCATATCTGACCTGGAATCCTCTGTTACATGCGGTCGAGCTAACAAGGTATGCTGCGTATCCCGCTTACGGTGATGCTGGCGTGAGCTATTTTTATCTTGATTCAGCTACCATTATCTGTGTGTTTTTTGGGCTGGCGTGTTATCAAGTCAGTTGGAAGCAAGCCATCAGTCGATAA
- a CDS encoding polysaccharide biosynthesis/export family protein, whose product MMIKEFNKWLGTATLSLVSLSVYSNDLSSLTLNQTSSALAGTNVIPATPNEELENGSFTKNNRNNLLLPGETDVRLLLPSSGEALPPPYGANLFAGGYETERTDGLNDNYLVAPGDKINIWLWGAVSYSDVVTVDNQGNIFVPEIGPIKVENVKASEVNSYVASQIKKVYTNNVSVYVNLLTATPVSIFLSGPVIRPGQYAGMASDSLLYFLKRAGGIDPERGSYRSIQIKRNSSIIADVDLYDFIRTGQLPNVSFKDGDIILVTPQKPAITVSGGVRNPFRFELKEAKSSGSKLIDFSRPLAKISHVGVIGNRDSGPFSLYMPYKDFQSFELEDGDKVIFNDDLHAQVMDIQVSGSYLGPSYFAVQKRTKLHDLLNYIPVDPVLANTDSIYILRQSVAERQKQMIEESLDRLERSVFTSPASSDGEATIRAKEAEMVLQFTERARKVEPLGKVVVSDKGHVANILLEQGDVIVIPNKTDLIQIGGEVLMPQAVVYNKDATIDDYIAWAGGFTERAEDARIAIVRANGLVEFDSEDPIEKGDQVLVLPKVDTKTMQAVKDITQIIYQIAIAANVAVN is encoded by the coding sequence ATGATGATAAAAGAATTCAACAAGTGGCTAGGTACAGCGACCCTCTCTTTGGTATCTCTATCAGTCTACTCTAATGACCTTAGTAGCCTCACTTTAAACCAAACTTCTTCAGCTCTAGCGGGAACGAATGTAATTCCAGCAACGCCCAATGAAGAGCTTGAGAATGGAAGCTTTACGAAAAATAACCGCAATAACTTACTATTGCCCGGTGAGACTGATGTAAGACTATTATTACCCTCATCAGGCGAAGCCCTCCCTCCTCCATACGGCGCTAACTTATTTGCTGGCGGATATGAAACCGAACGAACCGATGGTCTGAATGACAACTACCTCGTTGCTCCAGGTGATAAAATTAATATATGGCTTTGGGGAGCAGTAAGTTACTCAGATGTAGTCACGGTAGATAACCAAGGCAATATTTTTGTACCCGAGATTGGCCCAATAAAAGTCGAAAATGTTAAAGCCAGTGAAGTAAATAGCTATGTAGCGAGCCAAATTAAGAAAGTCTACACTAATAACGTCAGTGTATACGTAAACTTACTGACCGCGACTCCAGTGAGTATTTTTCTTTCAGGCCCAGTGATTCGCCCTGGTCAATACGCGGGAATGGCTTCAGATAGCTTGCTCTACTTCCTCAAACGAGCTGGGGGGATCGACCCTGAACGCGGTAGCTATCGCTCCATTCAAATTAAGCGCAATAGTAGTATCATTGCTGACGTAGACTTGTACGATTTTATCCGTACTGGCCAATTGCCTAATGTTAGCTTTAAAGATGGAGATATCATTTTAGTTACTCCTCAAAAGCCAGCCATCACCGTTTCAGGCGGAGTAAGAAACCCATTCCGCTTCGAATTAAAAGAAGCGAAATCATCGGGCTCTAAACTGATTGACTTCTCTAGACCTTTAGCCAAGATCAGTCACGTAGGTGTGATTGGTAATCGTGACAGCGGGCCATTTTCTTTATACATGCCTTACAAAGACTTCCAATCTTTCGAACTTGAAGATGGCGACAAAGTCATTTTCAACGATGACCTTCATGCTCAAGTGATGGATATCCAAGTATCAGGGAGTTATTTAGGTCCATCTTATTTTGCAGTTCAAAAAAGAACCAAATTACATGATCTGCTGAATTATATTCCAGTCGATCCTGTACTCGCTAATACAGATTCCATTTACATTCTTCGCCAAAGTGTTGCTGAGCGTCAGAAACAAATGATCGAGGAATCTCTAGACCGACTGGAACGCAGTGTTTTTACTTCTCCAGCCTCTTCAGATGGTGAAGCGACAATACGAGCAAAAGAAGCAGAAATGGTCTTGCAATTTACCGAGCGTGCCAGAAAAGTAGAGCCTCTTGGCAAAGTTGTAGTATCAGACAAGGGTCATGTAGCGAATATCCTTCTCGAACAAGGGGATGTTATCGTCATACCGAACAAAACCGACCTAATACAAATTGGCGGTGAAGTATTAATGCCTCAAGCCGTTGTCTACAATAAAGATGCCACGATTGATGACTACATTGCGTGGGCTGGTGGTTTTACCGAACGCGCAGAGGATGCACGCATCGCAATCGTACGCGCTAATGGTCTGGTTGAATTTGACAGCGAAGATCCTATTGAAAAAGGGGATCAAGTCTTGGTTCTACCAAAAGTGGACACCAAAACCATGCAGGCAGTTAAAGACATCACGCAAATTATTTATCAAATTGCGATTGCAGCTAACGTTGCGGTCAATTGA